A window of the Streptomyces sp. NBC_01351 genome harbors these coding sequences:
- a CDS encoding ScbR family autoregulator-binding transcription factor yields the protein MADQVRAIRTRQTILSAAAKVFEDHGYQAATISQILTEAGVTKGALYFHFQSKDDLAQGVLAEQDLRLVPPARTSKVQELVDVAMLHAHRLETDPMVRAGVRLTLDQQAHGLDRSGPFVRWSEALQHLLQQAREQGALLPHVVPAETADVIVGSFAGIQQMSQAICDYRDLSSRVSALMRHLLPSVVVPSVLASLDLSDGRGATVYVEALKAVDELELSSSVG from the coding sequence GTGGCCGATCAGGTCCGAGCCATCCGCACACGGCAGACGATCCTGTCCGCGGCGGCCAAGGTCTTCGAGGACCACGGCTACCAGGCCGCGACGATCTCGCAGATCCTCACCGAAGCCGGGGTAACCAAGGGAGCCCTGTACTTCCACTTCCAGTCGAAGGACGACCTGGCCCAGGGAGTGCTCGCCGAGCAGGACCTGCGCCTCGTCCCACCGGCCCGGACGTCCAAGGTCCAGGAGCTCGTCGACGTGGCGATGCTGCACGCCCACCGCCTGGAGACCGACCCCATGGTGCGCGCCGGCGTCCGTCTGACGCTGGACCAGCAGGCACACGGTTTGGACCGCAGCGGACCCTTCGTACGATGGAGCGAGGCCCTTCAGCACCTGCTCCAGCAGGCCCGGGAGCAGGGTGCGCTGCTGCCCCATGTCGTCCCCGCCGAGACCGCCGACGTCATCGTGGGATCGTTCGCCGGCATCCAGCAGATGTCCCAGGCCATCTGCGACTACCGCGACCTGTCGAGCAGGGTCTCCGCACTGATGCGCCACTTGCTGCCCAGCGTGGTGGTGCCCTCCGTCCTCGCGTCGCTCGACCTCTCCGACGGCCGGGGAGCCACGGTCTACGTCGAGGCCCTGAAGGCGGTCGACGAGCTGGAACTGTCGAGCTCCGTCGGCTGA
- a CDS encoding anthrone oxygenase family protein, whose translation MNSNPAGSGPYAPPRQPPPATTERSKIATALLLVSTVLVGLMAGLFFAFDVSVMPGLAEGDDRTYVTAMQSFNEMIDGNGLFGMAFVIALLASAASAVVEYRKGRRGVAIWVGAAALAYFVVLMITFSVNIPLNNELADAGDAAKLTDFAIVEKFKSTWVSTNIIRTLLCTVALTALARALILYGRATR comes from the coding sequence ATGAACTCCAATCCGGCCGGTAGCGGGCCCTACGCCCCGCCCCGGCAGCCCCCGCCGGCGACCACCGAGCGCTCCAAGATCGCCACCGCGCTCCTCCTGGTCTCGACGGTGCTGGTCGGCCTGATGGCGGGCCTGTTCTTCGCCTTCGACGTCTCGGTGATGCCGGGACTGGCCGAGGGCGACGACCGTACGTACGTCACCGCGATGCAGTCCTTCAACGAGATGATCGACGGCAACGGGCTCTTCGGCATGGCGTTCGTCATCGCCCTGCTCGCGTCCGCCGCCTCGGCGGTCGTCGAGTACCGCAAGGGCCGCCGCGGCGTGGCGATCTGGGTAGGGGCGGCCGCCCTGGCCTACTTCGTCGTCCTGATGATCACGTTCTCCGTGAACATCCCGCTGAACAACGAGCTCGCCGACGCGGGCGACGCGGCGAAGCTGACGGACTTCGCGATCGTCGAGAAGTTCAAGAGCACCTGGGTGTCCACCAACATCATCCGCACCCTGCTGTGCACGGTGGCCCTGACCGCCCTGGCCCGTGCCCTGATCCTCTACGGCCGGGCCACCCGCTGA
- a CDS encoding AMP-binding protein produces the protein MPGPPQRGTIVLTALEGAYGDRADAVTVAGRTASYEELLGAAGAVAADVAGAPAFAVTATPSLETVAAVVGGLLAGVPCVPLPPDAGTDEREHILRDSGAAEVEVDFARRSSAARSGKPAAPGDPALILYTSGTTGPPKGVVLSGAAIAADLDALAGAWQWSADDTLVHGLPLFHVHGLVLGVLGALRTGSRLVHTGRPTPEAYASAGGSLYFGVPTVWSRIAAAPEAAAALSGARLLVSGSAALPAPVFRDLERLTGHRPVERYGMTETLITVSGRAGGEVRPGTVGTPLPGIATRIAAEPGAEIGELQLTGPTLFSGYLGRPEATAAAYTEDGWFRTGDIAAVDEADGVHRIVGRASIDMIKSGGYRIGAGEIENALLDHPKVREAAVVGVPDADLGQRIVAYVVAEGVTGAELTDFVAAHLSVHKRPREVRFVGAVPRNAMGKPQKKLLLSGESAEFGPNSA, from the coding sequence ATGCCGGGACCACCACAGAGGGGAACTATCGTGCTCACCGCACTCGAAGGTGCGTACGGGGACCGCGCGGACGCCGTCACCGTCGCCGGCCGCACCGCTTCGTACGAGGAACTGCTCGGCGCGGCCGGGGCGGTGGCCGCGGACGTCGCGGGGGCCCCGGCCTTCGCGGTGACCGCCACGCCCTCCCTGGAGACCGTCGCCGCGGTGGTCGGCGGGCTGCTCGCCGGGGTGCCCTGCGTACCGCTGCCGCCCGACGCGGGGACCGACGAGCGGGAGCACATCCTGCGCGACTCGGGTGCCGCGGAGGTCGAGGTGGACTTCGCCCGGCGCTCTTCGGCGGCCCGGTCCGGGAAGCCCGCCGCGCCCGGGGACCCCGCGCTGATCCTGTACACCTCCGGGACCACCGGCCCGCCCAAGGGCGTGGTCCTCAGCGGCGCCGCCATCGCCGCCGACCTCGACGCGCTCGCCGGAGCCTGGCAGTGGAGCGCCGACGACACCCTGGTGCACGGGCTGCCGCTGTTCCACGTGCACGGGCTGGTCCTCGGCGTGCTCGGCGCCCTGCGCACCGGCAGCCGCCTCGTGCACACCGGGCGGCCGACGCCCGAGGCCTACGCCTCGGCCGGCGGCAGCCTGTACTTCGGGGTGCCGACCGTGTGGTCCCGTATCGCCGCCGCACCGGAGGCCGCCGCCGCGCTGTCCGGGGCCCGGCTCCTGGTGTCGGGCAGCGCCGCCCTGCCCGCGCCCGTCTTCCGGGACCTGGAGCGGCTGACCGGACACCGCCCCGTGGAGCGCTACGGGATGACCGAGACCCTGATCACGGTGAGCGGGCGGGCGGGGGGCGAGGTGCGGCCCGGGACGGTCGGCACCCCGCTGCCCGGCATCGCCACGCGGATCGCCGCCGAGCCGGGCGCGGAGATCGGGGAACTCCAGCTGACCGGGCCCACCCTGTTCTCCGGGTACCTCGGCCGGCCGGAGGCCACCGCCGCCGCGTACACCGAGGACGGCTGGTTCCGTACGGGAGACATCGCGGCCGTCGACGAGGCGGACGGCGTGCACCGGATCGTGGGCCGCGCCTCCATCGACATGATCAAGTCCGGGGGCTACCGGATCGGCGCGGGCGAGATCGAGAACGCCCTGCTGGACCACCCCAAGGTGCGCGAGGCGGCCGTGGTCGGCGTGCCCGACGCGGACCTCGGACAGCGGATCGTCGCCTACGTCGTCGCCGAGGGGGTCACCGGCGCGGAGCTCACCGACTTCGTCGCCGCGCACCTGTCGGTGCACAAGCGCCCGCGCGAGGTGCGCTTCGTCGGGGCGGTGCCGCGCAACGCCATGGGCAAGCCGCAGAAGAAGCTGCTGCTGTCGGGGGAGTCGGCGGAGTTCGGTCCGAACTCCGCCTGA
- a CDS encoding beta-ketoacyl [acyl carrier protein] synthase domain-containing protein, which translates to MDEREILTRFKDGTLDRRQAVALLAPSIAGLGTAAPGLPDHLATPVTSAASVVPVAPVAPVTSGTQVTPYAPPARELPGRAAPVAVVGMAGRYPGAPDLAAYWHLLRAGRDTAAAPPPGRPGTEPGHYLERVGEFDAEFFGLDPQEAALTDPRERLLLETAWEAFEDGGCTGSRLDALRAPDGTPRNVGVFVGAGAGDWPMLAAEAGAASRGGHWDIANGVSRVLGLTGPSQCVDTAEASVPTAVHLALASLERGECAAALVGGVHLLLHPWSRRPGAGGAGAAGEGVGALLLKPLDRALADGDTVHAVVRGSAASHARDGVALAAALARAGAGSEAETALRETALRATDLRETAPCARPSVGECGPATGLALLTRAVLQLRHGVLVPAPGREVAAPWNRPEPSDAADAAGASAASAAADPSNRLAPSVPRRAVVGLRGAGGVDAQVVLEEYAGEHPDQAPQARDRAAGRGELVLVSGPTPAHAQATARRLGEWLRAGYEVPGLAAVARGLRTGRAAMDCRLAFVVHGVEELVRVLEESEAPCADLRGGHRDPMGLGRAPETAGYLAALWHGGRLGQLRDLWLAGVDVDWAALEAAPGAGAVSVPIPPSALLRSALWLPAR; encoded by the coding sequence ATGGACGAGCGGGAGATCCTGACCCGGTTCAAGGACGGGACGCTGGACCGGAGACAGGCGGTCGCGCTGCTGGCGCCGTCCATCGCGGGCCTGGGCACCGCCGCGCCCGGGCTCCCGGACCACCTGGCCACGCCGGTCACTTCGGCTGCTTCGGTCGTGCCGGTCGCGCCCGTCGCGCCGGTCACTTCGGGCACGCAGGTCACGCCGTACGCCCCGCCCGCGCGGGAGCTGCCCGGGCGGGCGGCCCCCGTGGCCGTCGTCGGGATGGCCGGCCGCTATCCGGGGGCCCCCGACCTGGCGGCGTACTGGCACCTGCTCCGTGCCGGCCGGGACACCGCCGCCGCGCCGCCGCCCGGCCGGCCCGGTACGGAACCGGGCCACTACCTGGAGCGGGTGGGGGAGTTCGACGCGGAGTTCTTCGGGCTCGACCCGCAGGAGGCCGCCCTGACCGACCCCCGGGAGCGCCTGCTGCTGGAGACGGCCTGGGAGGCCTTCGAGGACGGCGGATGCACCGGCAGCCGGCTCGACGCACTGCGCGCCCCGGACGGAACCCCGCGCAACGTCGGGGTGTTCGTCGGCGCGGGAGCCGGCGACTGGCCGATGCTCGCCGCCGAGGCGGGCGCGGCCTCGCGCGGCGGTCACTGGGACATCGCCAACGGAGTCTCCCGGGTGCTCGGCCTGACGGGGCCCAGCCAGTGCGTGGACACCGCCGAGGCCTCGGTGCCGACCGCCGTGCACCTCGCGCTCGCCTCCCTGGAACGAGGGGAGTGCGCGGCCGCCCTGGTCGGGGGCGTCCACCTGCTGCTGCACCCCTGGAGCCGGCGGCCCGGCGCGGGCGGCGCGGGCGCGGCGGGCGAGGGCGTGGGGGCGCTGCTGCTGAAGCCGCTCGACCGGGCCCTCGCGGACGGCGACACCGTGCACGCCGTCGTACGCGGCAGCGCGGCGTCGCACGCGCGCGACGGGGTGGCGCTCGCGGCGGCCCTCGCGCGGGCCGGGGCCGGCAGCGAGGCGGAAACGGCCCTGCGGGAAACGGCCCTGCGCGCAACGGACCTGCGGGAAACGGCACCGTGCGCGCGGCCCTCGGTCGGGGAGTGCGGCCCGGCCACCGGACTGGCGCTGCTCACCCGGGCCGTCCTCCAGCTCCGCCACGGAGTCCTGGTACCCGCCCCGGGCCGCGAGGTCGCCGCACCGTGGAACCGCCCCGAGCCGTCGGACGCGGCGGACGCGGCGGGCGCGTCGGCTGCCTCGGCTGCGGCGGACCCCTCGAACCGCCTGGCCCCGTCCGTGCCCCGCCGCGCGGTCGTGGGCCTGCGCGGCGCCGGCGGAGTGGACGCCCAGGTGGTGCTGGAGGAGTACGCGGGGGAGCACCCGGACCAGGCGCCGCAGGCCCGCGACCGCGCGGCCGGACGCGGGGAACTGGTGCTGGTGTCCGGCCCGACCCCGGCCCACGCGCAGGCCACGGCGCGGCGGCTGGGGGAGTGGCTGCGAGCGGGGTACGAGGTGCCCGGGCTCGCGGCGGTGGCCCGCGGACTGCGCACCGGGCGCGCGGCCATGGACTGCCGGCTCGCCTTCGTCGTGCACGGCGTGGAGGAGCTCGTACGGGTCCTGGAGGAGTCCGAAGCACCGTGTGCGGACCTGCGCGGCGGGCACCGGGACCCGATGGGGCTGGGCCGGGCGCCCGAGACCGCCGGCTACCTCGCCGCCCTCTGGCACGGCGGCCGGCTCGGGCAGCTGCGCGACCTGTGGCTGGCCGGGGTGGACGTGGACTGGGCCGCGCTGGAGGCGGCACCCGGCGCCGGGGCCGTATCCGTACCGATCCCGCCGTCCGCCCTGCTGCGCAGCGCGCTGTGGCTGCCGGCGCGGTGA
- a CDS encoding ScbR family autoregulator-binding transcription factor: protein MTAARTPARTAAGPRSRTTGPGGAAVQERSERTRRKLVHAGAEAFHRHGYAHATLGGIAASAGVTKGALYFHFASKDELAEAVQQRGCALLDESLRALRGSGLSPLQALVDATHWLAHALLDEPAVPASFRITKECAGTGVGVTDFHRVWLTAACGLLRQARDAGELREGCSWESAESLVAAAVCGIEVLAGTGMPGAELQRRVAALWTLLLPGLVPEGAAGGFRTGAPAATYAHGFPGSAG, encoded by the coding sequence ATGACCGCAGCCAGGACGCCGGCCCGGACCGCGGCAGGGCCGCGGAGCCGGACCACCGGACCGGGCGGCGCCGCAGTGCAGGAACGCTCCGAGCGGACCCGCCGCAAACTCGTCCACGCCGGGGCCGAAGCCTTCCACCGCCACGGCTACGCGCACGCGACGCTCGGCGGGATCGCCGCATCCGCCGGCGTGACCAAGGGCGCCCTCTACTTCCACTTCGCCTCCAAGGACGAACTCGCCGAGGCCGTGCAGCAGCGGGGCTGCGCCCTGCTGGACGAATCCCTGCGCGCGCTGCGCGGATCCGGGCTCTCTCCCCTGCAGGCCCTGGTCGACGCGACGCACTGGCTGGCCCACGCCCTGCTCGACGAGCCGGCCGTGCCCGCCAGCTTCCGGATCACCAAGGAGTGCGCGGGCACCGGGGTGGGGGTCACCGACTTCCACCGCGTCTGGCTCACGGCGGCCTGCGGCCTGCTGCGCCAGGCCCGGGACGCGGGCGAACTGCGCGAAGGGTGCTCCTGGGAGAGCGCCGAATCGCTCGTCGCCGCGGCCGTGTGCGGGATCGAGGTGCTGGCGGGCACCGGAATGCCGGGCGCGGAACTCCAGCGCAGGGTGGCCGCGCTGTGGACCCTGCTGCTGCCCGGACTCGTACCCGAGGGCGCGGCGGGTGGCTTCCGTACGGGGGCGCCCGCGGCCACGTACGCGCACGGATTCCCGGGCAGCGCCGGCTGA
- a CDS encoding phosphopantetheine-binding protein, with protein sequence MTNDRSAPPRAADVLPDLIGVLGDVLRVDRQRIDPEQTFQFLGLDSLLIAEFLAVLNARYGTGLCAGDLYDHPTPAAFAREVARAAESAEGGVAVAGKAVEARPVVEAGHAVLGVPGVPGMEIVDVLREQLTAILCCDSWDVDADTPFPRLGVDSLLGAEFVAVVNRVFGLNERAVVLHDHPTLDALAAFVAQRTGARTTPPAVRELELLLDALHDGRLSVAEALLLLPRRAQV encoded by the coding sequence ATGACGAACGACCGTTCCGCTCCGCCCCGTGCCGCCGACGTGCTGCCCGACCTCATCGGGGTGCTCGGCGACGTACTGCGGGTCGACCGGCAGAGGATCGACCCCGAGCAGACCTTCCAGTTCCTCGGCCTCGACTCGCTGCTGATCGCCGAGTTCCTGGCCGTGCTCAACGCCCGGTACGGGACCGGCCTGTGCGCCGGCGACCTGTACGACCACCCCACGCCGGCGGCCTTCGCCCGGGAGGTGGCACGGGCGGCGGAGTCGGCGGAGGGGGGCGTGGCCGTGGCCGGTAAGGCTGTTGAGGCCAGGCCCGTTGTCGAGGCAGGCCACGCCGTGCTCGGCGTCCCCGGCGTTCCCGGCATGGAGATCGTGGACGTGTTGCGCGAGCAGCTCACCGCGATCCTGTGCTGCGACAGCTGGGACGTGGACGCGGACACCCCGTTCCCGCGGCTCGGGGTGGACTCGCTCCTCGGGGCCGAGTTCGTCGCCGTCGTCAACCGCGTCTTCGGCCTGAACGAACGGGCCGTGGTGCTGCACGACCACCCGACGCTCGACGCGCTCGCGGCGTTCGTGGCGCAGCGGACGGGGGCCCGGACGACGCCGCCGGCCGTACGCGAACTCGAACTGTTGCTGGACGCCCTGCACGACGGGCGGCTCAGCGTGGCCGAGGCGCTCCTCCTGTTGCCCCGCAGGGCCCAGGTCTGA
- a CDS encoding ScbA/BarX family gamma-butyrolactone biosynthesis protein: protein MSASTFRVERTTVNDAPAGHITAPVSQPNGFRFPSLTVTVPKELVHRASVAEVVLTDWQRLDDDRFLVTAQWPRAHSFFTPVADGYHDPLIVCETVRQFCILLGHAEFGIPLGHQFVMWDLDVAVRPEHLLVGWAPATLDIEITCTEIERRGKKVSKLRFESVLWREGNIVATGGASYSAMAPTLYRRVRGEHTLGSDWYQLPLIGPAAPQSVGRTSPMDVVLSPTAEPHRWQLRADTRHPILFEHALDHVPGMVLMEAARQATAAVLKRSSYLPLSISSEFKRYTELDAPCMIEAHLVPGSARDGEETVLVTAHQDGALVFNATVTAGSHGC, encoded by the coding sequence ATGTCCGCGAGCACGTTTCGAGTCGAGCGCACCACGGTGAACGACGCCCCGGCCGGACACATCACGGCTCCCGTGTCCCAGCCGAACGGCTTCCGCTTCCCGTCTCTGACCGTCACCGTTCCCAAGGAGCTCGTCCATCGGGCCTCCGTCGCCGAGGTCGTTCTCACCGACTGGCAGCGCCTGGACGATGACCGCTTCCTCGTGACCGCGCAATGGCCCCGCGCCCACAGCTTCTTCACCCCGGTCGCGGACGGATACCACGACCCGCTCATCGTGTGCGAAACGGTGCGCCAGTTCTGCATCCTCCTCGGCCACGCCGAATTCGGGATCCCGCTCGGGCACCAGTTCGTCATGTGGGACCTCGACGTGGCCGTACGGCCCGAGCACCTGCTCGTGGGCTGGGCACCCGCCACTCTCGACATCGAGATCACCTGCACGGAGATCGAGCGCCGCGGCAAGAAGGTCTCGAAGCTCCGCTTCGAGTCGGTCTTATGGCGCGAGGGCAACATCGTCGCCACCGGAGGCGCGTCGTACTCCGCCATGGCGCCCACACTGTACCGACGGGTGCGCGGCGAGCACACCCTCGGCTCGGACTGGTACCAGCTCCCCCTCATCGGCCCCGCGGCGCCGCAGAGCGTCGGGCGTACGTCCCCCATGGACGTGGTCCTGTCTCCCACGGCCGAACCCCACCGCTGGCAGTTACGGGCGGACACCCGTCACCCCATCCTCTTCGAGCACGCGCTGGACCACGTTCCGGGCATGGTGCTGATGGAGGCCGCCCGACAGGCCACTGCCGCCGTCCTGAAGCGGTCCTCGTACCTCCCCCTCAGCATCTCCAGCGAGTTCAAGCGGTACACCGAACTGGACGCGCCCTGCATGATCGAGGCCCACCTGGTTCCCGGCTCGGCCCGCGACGGCGAGGAGACCGTCCTGGTCACCGCACATCAGGACGGCGCCCTCGTCTTCAATGCCACCGTGACCGCGGGGTCGCACGGCTGCTGA
- a CDS encoding AfsR/SARP family transcriptional regulator, producing the protein MDIEVLGTLAVREQGISVTPTAPKPRQVLAILALHADQVVPVSALIEELWAGTPPRSARTTLQTYVLQLRTLIAAALEQRPPGEDECGGAGTGERRTAKDVLVTLPGGYLLDSGGGVSDIREFERLSGMGYRAMDAGDFPGAARKLREALALWSGPAFADVQGGIQLDMETRRLEETRLCALDQRIEADLRLGRHRELLAELTVLVSQYRTHENLHGQFMLALHRSGRRGEALDVYQRLRATLVRELGLEPSTSLRRLQRSILMASPDGPSEVPEAGGGRLVRVG; encoded by the coding sequence GTGGACATCGAAGTACTGGGCACACTGGCCGTGCGGGAGCAGGGGATCTCCGTTACGCCGACCGCCCCCAAGCCGCGACAGGTACTGGCGATCCTGGCGCTCCATGCCGACCAGGTCGTCCCGGTATCGGCGCTCATCGAGGAACTGTGGGCGGGCACCCCGCCGCGCAGCGCCCGGACGACCTTACAGACCTACGTGCTGCAACTGCGGACCCTCATCGCGGCCGCTCTGGAGCAGCGTCCGCCCGGTGAGGACGAGTGCGGGGGCGCGGGCACGGGCGAGCGGCGCACGGCCAAGGACGTACTGGTCACGCTGCCCGGCGGCTACCTGCTCGACAGCGGCGGCGGCGTCAGCGACATACGGGAGTTCGAGCGGCTCTCCGGAATGGGCTACCGGGCCATGGACGCCGGCGACTTCCCCGGCGCGGCCCGCAAACTGCGCGAAGCCCTGGCCCTGTGGTCCGGCCCCGCCTTCGCCGACGTACAGGGCGGAATCCAGCTGGACATGGAGACCCGGCGGCTGGAGGAGACCCGGCTCTGCGCCCTCGACCAGCGCATCGAGGCGGACCTGAGACTCGGCCGCCACCGCGAGCTGCTCGCCGAACTCACCGTGCTCGTGAGCCAGTACCGCACCCACGAGAACCTGCACGGCCAGTTCATGCTCGCGCTGCACCGCTCCGGCCGCCGCGGCGAGGCCCTCGACGTCTACCAGCGGCTGCGCGCGACCCTCGTACGGGAACTGGGCCTCGAACCCTCCACTTCGCTGCGCCGCCTGCAGCGCTCCATCCTCATGGCGAGCCCCGACGGCCCGTCCGAGGTGCCGGAGGCGGGCGGCGGACGTCTGGTACGCGTGGGCTGA
- a CDS encoding anthrone oxygenase family protein: protein METARLASLIAATVTMGLVSGLFYGFSVSVMPGLKRSDDRTVIEVMQHINKAILNGWFVLGYIGAFLFTALALALHVPSDGRDVLPPLIAALVCYILSMGLTNKVNIPLNNALEKAGPVARISDPAAVRRAFEGPWARANVWRTLLCTAAVGFLAWALYLHGQAR from the coding sequence ATGGAGACCGCACGGCTGGCCTCGCTCATCGCCGCCACCGTCACCATGGGCCTGGTCAGCGGCCTGTTCTACGGCTTCTCCGTCTCCGTGATGCCGGGTCTGAAGCGCTCCGACGACCGGACGGTCATCGAGGTCATGCAGCACATCAACAAGGCCATCCTCAACGGCTGGTTCGTCCTCGGCTACATCGGCGCGTTCCTGTTCACCGCCCTGGCGCTGGCCCTTCACGTCCCGTCCGACGGCCGTGACGTGCTGCCCCCGCTGATCGCGGCCCTGGTCTGCTACATCCTGTCGATGGGCCTCACCAACAAGGTGAACATCCCGCTGAACAACGCGCTGGAGAAGGCCGGCCCGGTCGCCCGGATCAGCGACCCGGCCGCCGTCCGCCGCGCCTTCGAGGGCCCCTGGGCCCGCGCGAACGTCTGGCGCACCCTGCTCTGCACCGCCGCGGTCGGCTTCCTGGCCTGGGCCCTGTACCTGCACGGTCAGGCCCGCTGA
- a CDS encoding FAD-dependent monooxygenase has translation MIVVGGGPVGMLVAAELAAYGVDTVLLESQVRVSERPKATTLHARAVQSLVRRGHLAGPVAPSAGPGGGASPFHFAGLPGLLIAAPETEPQPILKCPQAELERLFEGRARAAGARILREHRVTETVQDRDGVRVTAEGPQGPVTCAAQYVVGADGARGTVREQAGITSDTWPATVASLMGTVTLTDPDVLSQGWLRTDRGWIVTKRDPGGGMHIRTLNCAGAHADRQLPPTLEDLRREVSWIAGHDVAMEDPRWLSRFSDVTRLARTFRAERVFLMGDAAHVHFPIGGQGLSTGVLDALNLGWKLALAVHGRAGEELLDTYDLERRPAGRRVIENTRAQLALMRPGLEPDALRGVFAEILAADDGHGHLSGMISAQDTVLPAHPGRPSPGAGTFLRNAPLHTEAGETDVIGLLRDGRPLLLLLGEKGDAHRDEARPWAGTLHVVRARPAPGVPYDALLVRPDGYIAWTPGGTDLPDVLSGYLVEDGSDDAAGSRTGAAAQPTELDSSSSSTAFRAST, from the coding sequence GTGATCGTGGTGGGCGGCGGCCCGGTCGGCATGCTCGTCGCCGCCGAGCTCGCCGCGTACGGAGTGGACACCGTCCTGCTCGAATCGCAGGTCCGGGTCTCCGAACGGCCCAAAGCGACCACGCTGCACGCCAGGGCGGTGCAGAGCCTGGTCAGGCGCGGTCACCTGGCGGGACCCGTGGCCCCGTCCGCCGGTCCCGGGGGCGGCGCCAGCCCCTTCCACTTCGCAGGCCTGCCCGGCCTGCTCATCGCGGCTCCCGAGACCGAACCGCAGCCGATCCTCAAGTGCCCCCAGGCCGAGCTGGAGCGGCTGTTCGAGGGGCGGGCCCGGGCGGCGGGAGCCCGGATCCTGCGGGAGCACCGGGTGACGGAAACGGTCCAGGACCGGGACGGGGTGCGGGTCACCGCCGAGGGGCCGCAGGGGCCGGTCACCTGCGCCGCCCAGTACGTGGTGGGGGCGGACGGGGCGCGCGGTACGGTCCGCGAACAGGCGGGCATCACCTCCGACACCTGGCCGGCCACGGTCGCCTCGCTCATGGGCACGGTCACACTGACGGACCCGGACGTGCTGTCCCAGGGGTGGCTCCGTACGGACCGGGGCTGGATCGTGACCAAGCGCGACCCGGGGGGCGGGATGCACATCAGGACGCTCAACTGCGCCGGCGCCCATGCCGACCGGCAGCTGCCGCCCACCCTGGAGGACCTGCGGAGGGAGGTGTCCTGGATCGCCGGACACGACGTCGCGATGGAAGATCCGCGCTGGCTCAGCAGGTTCAGCGACGTCACCAGACTCGCCCGGACCTTCCGGGCGGAACGGGTCTTCCTGATGGGGGACGCGGCGCACGTGCACTTCCCCATCGGTGGACAGGGCCTGAGCACCGGGGTGCTGGACGCCCTCAACCTGGGCTGGAAGCTGGCGCTCGCCGTGCACGGCAGAGCGGGCGAGGAGCTGCTGGACACCTACGACCTGGAGCGCCGGCCGGCCGGCCGGCGGGTCATCGAGAACACCCGGGCCCAGCTCGCCCTGATGCGGCCGGGCCTCGAACCGGACGCCCTGCGCGGGGTGTTCGCCGAAATACTGGCCGCCGACGACGGCCACGGGCACCTCAGCGGCATGATCAGTGCACAGGACACGGTGCTTCCGGCACACCCCGGCCGTCCTTCGCCCGGAGCGGGAACGTTCCTGCGCAACGCACCGCTCCACACGGAGGCGGGCGAGACCGATGTGATCGGCCTCCTACGGGACGGCCGTCCGCTGCTCCTGCTCCTGGGCGAGAAGGGCGACGCCCACCGGGACGAGGCGCGCCCATGGGCGGGGACGCTGCACGTGGTGCGTGCGCGGCCCGCGCCCGGAGTGCCGTACGACGCGCTCCTGGTGCGGCCCGACGGCTACATCGCGTGGACGCCGGGTGGGACGGACCTGCCCGACGTCCTGTCCGGGTACCTCGTCGAGGACGGCAGCGACGATGCCGCCGGGAGTCGGACGGGCGCTGCCGCTCAGCCGACGGAGCTCGACAGTTCCAGCTCGTCGACCGCCTTCAGGGCCTCGACGTAG
- a CDS encoding ScbR family autoregulator-binding transcription factor has product MVKQERAARTRDTLIRSAAEIFDRDGFPVASLAAISSLAGVSNGALHFHFANKAALADAVEAAALSRLLAVTDAVLPIGAPRVQLLVDVTHGLAGALRGDVVLRAGFELSGEASRASQADLRERWRRWVEETLKRADAEGELRPEVAAGDAGGAVVAATVGFEVLGARDAEWLSASTVTRFWRLLLPTLVPAELLADLEAGGTRPR; this is encoded by the coding sequence ATGGTCAAACAGGAACGCGCGGCGCGGACGCGTGACACCCTGATCCGGTCCGCGGCCGAGATCTTCGACCGCGACGGGTTCCCCGTCGCGTCGCTCGCCGCGATCAGTTCGCTGGCCGGCGTGAGCAACGGGGCGCTGCACTTCCACTTCGCCAACAAGGCCGCGCTGGCGGACGCCGTCGAGGCGGCGGCGCTGAGTCGGCTGCTGGCCGTCACCGATGCCGTGCTCCCGATCGGGGCTCCCCGCGTACAGCTCCTGGTCGACGTCACCCACGGGCTCGCCGGGGCGCTGCGCGGCGACGTCGTGCTGCGGGCCGGCTTCGAGTTGAGCGGTGAGGCGTCCCGTGCCTCGCAGGCCGATCTGCGCGAGCGGTGGCGGCGCTGGGTCGAGGAGACGCTGAAACGGGCCGATGCCGAGGGCGAGTTGCGGCCGGAGGTGGCGGCCGGGGACGCGGGGGGTGCCGTCGTGGCCGCGACCGTGGGGTTCGAGGTGCTCGGGGCCCGGGACGCGGAGTGGCTCTCGGCGTCCACGGTCACCCGGTTCTGGCGGCTGCTGCTGCCGACGCTCGTGCCGGCGGAGCTGCTCGCGGACCTGGAGGCCGGGGGGACCCGCCCCCGGTAG